The genomic region ATTTCCAGTTTACTACAGTTCCCAGCCCTCTCTATAAAACCCACTGCTTCTCACATTTACCTGCCTGTCTCCTGCGGGCATTCCTGTTTGCAATCCCTGATTAAGAGGTTTCAATCAATTGCTATCACAATAGTAGTCAGCTGTTGCTATGGTTACCTAAGTAGGATTATGCAATATCCGGTATGTTCAATAGAAGGATAATGGTGAGAACAAGGGAGATTATGTTTAAACCTAATTTGCCCTGCTCTGAATTTTCAGAGGGACATCAACAAATGTCCAGGGAATGAACATATGGGGGTGGCTCCAAGCCATGTCCTGTGAAGGATGGTTGAAAAGTAGATTTATGGGTAACTCCTGAACTGTTGCCCTTCTCTCTAGCTCCATTGCTACCTTCTTAGTTAAACCGCTACAATCTCACTCTTAATCTACCGCAATAACCTAGCTTCCCAACTTTGCATCTCCCTCTCTTTGCTGAATCTTCACACCCAGTTCATTTCCATATTATACTTCTGAAATATTTCCTGAATGTGTACACTTCTATCTCACTCTATTCCTAACCACCACCATCTCCAGCCTGAACCAATGGCCTTCCTTATGATTTTTCAACAACCACACTCTTTCCTCTCCAATGTATTTTCCAAACTGCACACGACAATCTTAAGACATAAGGATACCTTCCCTTGTCCCACCATTATCCCACCACGTTCTTCTTTCTGCCCTCAAACATGCTGAGCTCATGCCCATCCATCTCAGGACCTTTGCCCATGCAGTTTTCCATCTTTGAAACACTTGTCCCACATCTCAGCATGGTTTGCCTCATTTTCAACATTTATGTCTCACCTCAAATGTTACCTCTTCAAGAGGCCTTTCTAGATCAGTCTGGCAGAAACACCAACTCCCAGTCACTTTCTGTCACGTTTTCCCAGTTCTTTCATTGCATTAATTGACAGGGCctgaaatgatttaatatttGTTAACATGTTTGGTGTCTctcctccactagaatgtaatTCCTGGTCAGGGATTCTAATCATCTTATTCACTGCTGAATCCCCAGTGCCCAGAATAATTATGTATTAACTAACTCCTTCCAAAACCTCAATAACTTCCATTGCTCTGAAGATCAAGACCAAAATCTTTGGTTTGGTCTGTAGGACCCAGCAGGTCTGGACCTTGCCTATCTCTCTAGCTCATTGCATACATCCATCCCTTTGCTCCAACCACTCTGCCTTGAACATTTTCAAAGACATCTGTCTCCTTTCACCTCAAggcttttgcacatgctgtttcaCCTGCTGGACACTTTCCCCAGATCTTCACATGTTCCTTTTCCTTATTCTGCTCTCCATCCCAGTAACCGCATCAGGCTATCTACAATTGACCCTCACCCTCTgtcactggtttttttttttttttcattcagagcACTTCTCATgagataaaattatttgttttcttcttcttctttttttttttaatcagcctCTCCCACAGCAGTTTAAGCTGCATTAGTTCAGGGATTTAATGTTTGTTGTTTACTGCAGTATCCCCAGTGCCTACAGTAGTGCCTGGCACCAAATAGGTTTactaataatgttgagtaaatgaatgaatcaaaagACCCTGGGAGGTACCTTTAAAAAAAGGAGGTCCAGAGAGGTTTTGTCACCTGCCCAAGGGCCCATGActtctaagtggcagagctagaaaAATCCAGACCTGGCTCAAAATTGGCATCTGTCTGTGCCCTAGCTCTTCTCCTTGCTCTTATTCCCAGTCCACTCTCTCTAGCTCCATCATCTGCTTTGCAACTCCTTGGAGAGCCTACACATACTGTCACAGAAGGCAAAGTAGCAAATATCTCAGCctataatatacatacagacaTGTAcaaacacatagacacacacacaaataaaaaccaaCATTCCTTTTCTCATGCAGAATTAATCTTATTCATCCAGATATTTGACAAAAGACAATAGAATTAAGACAATTATACCAATAATTGAGCGCCAAATATTGCCCTGTGGTTAAATTagatgctcattcatttatgcattcacccAAGCATCTATTTGCTGTGCTCTAGGTATTTCAACAAACATGAGGAAAAACAGACCATACAGGACCACAAGCCAATTTGGCCAAAGCCCTGTGCTTATCAAAGAGTGAGGCAGAGGAGCATCTGGGGTGCTCCCTAAAATGTAGATCCCCAGGCTCCCTTCTCTGCTAAAGAGATCTCTGTCTGACTGGATTCTCACCATAAAACCATGGCTTGAGCACTATTAGCATCTCCATCTTAGGATGAGAAAACAAGCACAGATAGGTTAAGCAAATTTCCTAAGGCCAAACAGCCAGTAATGGACTGGGCTCCAACTAGAACCCTGGTTTAACTCCCAAACTCACCCTCTTAACGACTCGATGTTATATAGTTCATTCTTGACCATTTATAAGCTCATTCATTCCCCTGGTATTTGAGCACCCAAGACCCtgctattcaaagtgtggtctgtgaACCAAcatcatcagcatcacctgagacCTCATTTGTTAGAACTGCAAATTCTTGGACCCACCCCCGACCTATGGTATTGAAATCTGCCTTATAACAAGATCCCAGATAATGTGTGCACATGAAAGTTTGAGAATCATGCTGTAGACTATCAGTGAGTACAAACACAAAGGCAAAGTGATTTCTATATCTCCCAACACCTTCGGAGGGGAGTTTTCCTCCTTAGCATCCAATTATTTTAGAATGAGCAGCTGACAGTGCCAATAAGTGACAGAAATAAACCCTAGTGTTTGCTGCCCCCCTGTGGTAAGAGTTCCAACCCTGCCAGAATTTGCTCTTCTCCAGGAAATAATGGGAAACTGTTGGAAGGGAAGGGTGAGTCAAGTTCTCAACTTTTTCAGCCGTGTGCTTTAAGAGACCACTAAAAAATTCCAAGGGATAATGAAACATAAGTCCTTGGGGGTATATTGTGAGATGTCCAAACAACAAGCAGCCTTTTCATGTGTGTATCCCACAGTGGAGAAAACGTCACCAGCTCTAGTCTACAAATCTAATTGAAGCTGGGatgtttctctcctcttcagaATTCAAACATGCACATCCTCAATGAGATAATCAGTTGGTTTGTGATTATTTCATTACTGATCCAAATGATTAAACAATCATGCCACTGTTTCTGCATTTGCCTTGCCCAGGAATCTCCTACACGTGTTTCACAGGGTGCAGCGGAATTTCCCACAGCTCTGTCAAATGCGTCATCTATGACCTCTGTGAAATGGTACACAGGGTCAGTCCCACATGTGATGTCTCTAACACTTGGAAAGGAATAAGAAGGGGAGTCCAAAAATTTCCTACATACACTACCCCAAACAGCCCAGAAGTTGAATGGGCCCTCAGTTGAAAGTTTGTGAGATCAAGACCTAAAAAAATCCAAACCTGCAACTTCAGGTGAAGTTGATAGCCATGAATCACCCTCAGCTTTATCTGCCCGAGCCCTTTAAGGTTGCCTACGGAAAAGTTGGCCAGTACCGAAGATCTCAGCAATCCAGAAGGAAAAATGGCCCTTTCAAAAGGACGGGGATTGAAAGGTAGGAATTGGGAactcatttcttttctgtttgaatTTTGCATTTAACAGTATTCACTGTGATGATTAGAAGCAGTAACATCTCTTTTAAAACAATGCATTTAAGTATGAAGACTCTCTTTGgattggaggggtggggggtgtatTTATACCTCAGCAGGAAACCTAGTGCCACAGTGGAACTTCATTTTATGGTCAGCAAAGTCTTAATTGTAACAGGAAAATCCTTTCCTCTCCACCTGAATTTGAGTTTCGATGTGTCTAATATAGGTTGATATTTCAGTCTCGGAATTTTAGACATCCTACCTCCCATGCCAATACTagtagtttcttttccttttcctagcAAATTGGCTGCTGAAATATGCACTAAACATATTTCACCCACATGcactttctttaatgtaacattAAAACTGTCTCATAACTGATATTTCTTGCCGGtggcaaaaacatgaagaaaggCATGAAATGTTCcaaatataatacattttaattttgaaagtcaGTGTGatgatttattttccaatttcattGGGCTTCTCTCTTACCAGGTTCTTGATAATGCTCAGACATGTAGAAGTGAGGTGTCTTCCTGGGCCCTAGAGCATTAAAGACCAAACTTCTTAACTTCCatggacaaaataaaaaatggcagGGATTTCCACTTTCAACAAGAAATAGAGGTTTAACATGGAAGCAAGACAaccaaataaattcactaccaaCCAAGATTATTTCAAAACTTAAGAAAAGGGTTCTTTTCCTAACAGAAACTGAGTAGTTATATTCCTGAGCCCCAGAGCAAAATCACCTATGTCAATTACATTAACAGTGGATTGGAGATCAGGGTGGGTGTGGGAGTGATAGAGGGGGCCTCCTTCAGAGACATTCTAGAAATTCGCAGACTTAGAGTTGACTTAACCTGGGGCATTGCACAGATGGGCTTTGGGACTCCTGCATCTCCTGAAattgtatttctgttgttttgtgcgaatatgtatgtgtacatatttcTGGTGGTAGACATTAAtggctattttaaaaagattctcaGGAGTCCATGGGAGAGCAATCCTAGCCCATAAATTGTCTTTGGGTGAATGAAAAAATGGTGCTGTTTCTTCAGGACACTTtactgccatctgctggaaaaTTATTGTAATAACTGTCCACAAAATGATATCTGCATGTGAATTGCACCCCCTGGAAATTATGTATATACAACCTGCAAGGTCTCCCTTGTTTTGACCTCTAGCTTGTGCTCCctctttgctttttatattttcttcacaCTGATCTGACCAGCAGGGTAATAAAAGTTAGCACTAATTGAATGCTTTATTATGTTCCAAGTATataaataatgtctttttttttctcaccttTCTGAAACTATTATGCCCATTTTCTAATGAGAAACCAAAGCTTATAGAGGTTAAATAACATGCTTACTCTCACACAGCTTGGGAGTTTTGTGCTGCGTTGAACCAAACCTATTTAATTCAAATGTCTAGGCACTTACCAGACTACTTTCCGTGTATAGTAACAGACAGTGATGAATGACTGATGTTCACTATAGAACTGTGTTTCCCTGGAGTATGGTATAAATGCTAGTGGTGGGACTTGAGATTATTTGTAGGTAGTATATgaagagcatttaaaaatttttaatcccTATTAGAAATAtgtgtccccacaaaaggcatgtttgggTCTAAACCCTGGTCATTGTGAGTATGAACCcatgtgtaaataggacctttagagATGTTATTAGCTatggtgtgcccaaactgaaagaaggtgggacttaatccaatatggcttaagttcttataagcaaaggaaattggacacagaaagagaagccacagggagcagccagaagctggaagtcaatggaacctggaagagaaaggagaggacactatcatgtgcattgccaggtgatagaaaagccaaggaaccccccaaaattgctggccagccagaagacatcaactctgggaggaagcaagccttctagactgaaaccatgagccaataaattttagtttttaagccaacccatctgGGGAACTGAAACAGGTGGTATTTACTCTTAGCATATAGATTAAGAGTACAGACTTTGACTTCAGGTCATCTGGGTATAATTTACCTCACCTTTGCAAGTTTTAatctccttatttgtaaaatggaaatggcattctgaggattaaattatttaatacacATGAAAGCACTTAGAAGAATGTTTAGTTCTTAGAAAGCTATCAAGaaatattatctatttttattactaaaatatggcaaaattatGAACATGGTACATGATTATTTGGAATTTTGGAAATGTGAGTTTagagtattttatttaaatgagtgTTCTATGTAAATGCAGTGTGTTTTTGGGTCTCAGGGGCCTGCACTCCTTATTGACTGCTTTGTCGATTGTCTCATCACTGTGGACTCGAAACCACCAAATCTAGCAAAAACTATCTCAACCATCATTGAAATAATATTCCCAATTTGCTTCTAGGAAGTAATGTATTTTAACATTCACAGGCCTGGATTAAATCTGTGTTCTACCCTTAGTCAATtaatttaacctctctgtctTAGCTTACTGAATACAATGAAGATCATAATAATCTACTTTGTATGGTGCTGTAATATCAAATGATATAGGGGCTGGAATGTACTTAATACAGTTTGGTGACGAAACAACACGTAGTTGCtttgactttatttttctgtgatttgattctttgtctttaatttcatttattggaATTGGATAATTTGTTCACATTTGAAGTTTGAGtattaatgatttaaaattttatttttaacttttcactttccttaacacagattatttttattttgtttagatgGCATAGAGCTGTATCTACCAATTTGGTAAAACAAAGTGTACTGGTCCCCAAAGAGGACTTGTCCAGTGATAGTGACATGGAATTTCATAAAAGCcagcaaaataagaaaaaaaatgtgatgaagAAGATGAAGACTGCTTTTGGAAGGATGCTATCATACAAGCACAGAAGCAAGCCAGCAAGGGTCAGCAGAGAGGGCTCCACTAACCATAAGGAAACCCTTCTTTCAAATATGCAGAGTCTTCTTCCTAGAATTGTCAAGGAGCTCCCATCTCCCAAGTTGTTTACCAAACCAAGAATGAGAAAGCTCTCACAGAATGGTAATCAAAGGCAATTTATCGTTAATTGTGGAGGCCAAGACAAAGAGTGAAATCAGAATTTTTTCTTGACACCCAAAGTATGTCATCTCCTGTGAGTTTGAAATTCAGAGTTTGGACCCcatccagggctgctgtaacagaatctgcattttagcaagatccccaggtgacttGTATGTACATACATTATGGAAAGCACTAGATTAGATTCTTTGAGGTCCCTTCCAGTCCAACCAATCAATGGTCTAATCACATCTAAAATCATTTCTTATTTGAATGAATACAGTCAaacacttatatatatatatgtagatatataataataaattaaacaaaatgtaatttttcttgttttattttgtttctggagAAGGTAGTGACACAACTTTTCAAATGGCCATTCCTTACAAAATGGAGGgtgtggtgagaattaaatgaatgataTTTATGTTTGGAAAGTCATAAAGGATGTTTTATTTAATATGTCTACCTAAATACTTTGTGGAAGAATCAACATTTGAACTATTTAAGTCTTTTTAGCAATGTAATAATGCTGCTAGGGGGAGTGTCCTGTGAATTATGATGAAAAATACCACCACTGTTTGCATTCTTCTCTGTAATGTCCTTTAATGTCCTTTACAGCACAGCCTCAAGAAACACATACAGCCCTTAGAGTAAACATAGGAAATGCACGCACAACCTCATGTTTCACACAGCTATCAGGCTGCAAACCTGGTGGGtacttttgcaaaataaaaacaaaacaaagcaaaaaaaaaaaaaaacctgatggtTTCTAGCTGACTGA from Choloepus didactylus isolate mChoDid1 chromosome 1, mChoDid1.pri, whole genome shotgun sequence harbors:
- the C1H3orf49 gene encoding putative uncharacterized protein C3orf49 homolog — encoded protein: MNHPQLYLPEPFKVAYGKVGQYRRSQQSRRKNGPFKRTGIERWHRAVSTNLVKQSVLVPKEDLSSDSDMEFHKSQQNKKKNVMKKMKTAFGRMLSYKHRSKPARVSREGSTNHKETLLSNMQSLLPRIVKELPSPKLFTKPRMRKLSQNATIQVDVVEAETEEITRGNTLLRARRTTKRLSVTSLPSGLQKVPFSSKKRSRFPALKKKKHSMKNSLRKSDLTVGKLQMQVDELIETVTEKSMKLLAQRHAELQQCKFLGDEILQSSKQFQRISKRTMRKYKLKNACFPCTCCCF